GCAAAATTATATTCCTTTTAAGAATGCGATTTTTACCATTAATTTATAACTCTCTCACCCTGTAAGGCGTATACATTTGCTGATCCGCCTGGATAAACCTACATCGAAGAACATACTTATTGCTAAACTATGGAGAACGCCTTTTTGCCGGTCTGCTTTTTTTTGACCTTTTTATTGATGCTGATAACGGCACTCATTGTTACCCTTTGTATTGTACGCCGCAACACCCATCGGTATCTAAAGAAATTAAAAGCCGACCGAAAGGCAAATTTTCACAAAAAAGCCGGGCATCCAGATTCAACGCAATCTATTAAAGCGGCTTAATTAAAACACCATTTCAAGCGGTTAACACCTCTGTCTCAATTATCTTACAATGTTGCCAGCAGCTTTTTTGTAGAGATTGATTAATATTGATATTACCAATTAAACCAACCTGGGTAGTATCATGAAGAAAATTTTAACCACTATTACGTTAGCTATGCTGGCCATGTCTGTATTTGCGCAACAGCAACAAAAAATTATTATAAAGCTTTGGCCAAACGGCGCTCCAACCAACAGTGGGCTGACCGGTCCGGAGCAACAACTGGAGAACGGCCGCGTAGGCAACATTACCGACCCGACGTTAACCGTTTATCCGGCAAAAAAAGGCAACGGCATGGCTATTATTACCTGTCCGGGTGGCGCATACATCCGTTTAGCCATGAACCATGAAGGCTATGATATGGCCGACTGGTTCAATGCGCAAGGCATTACCTACGCGGTATTGAAATACCGCATGCCTAACGGGCACCCAGAAGTTCCGCTGGACGACGCGCAGCAAGCCATTAAACTGATGCGCCAACACGCTGCCGAGTGGGGCGTAGACCCGAACAAAGTGGGCATTATGGGTAATTCTGCAGGAGGACATCTGGCATCAAGCGCGGCCACGCATTTTACATCTGATAAAGATCGTCCAAACTTCCAGATCTTATTTTA
This region of Mucilaginibacter yixingensis genomic DNA includes:
- a CDS encoding alpha/beta hydrolase — its product is MKKILTTITLAMLAMSVFAQQQQKIIIKLWPNGAPTNSGLTGPEQQLENGRVGNITDPTLTVYPAKKGNGMAIITCPGGAYIRLAMNHEGYDMADWFNAQGITYAVLKYRMPNGHPEVPLDDAQQAIKLMRQHAAEWGVDPNKVGIMGNSAGGHLASSAATHFTSDKDRPNFQILFYPVIEMKSGSGQMLLGKQPSAELMKKFSNDQQVTAQTPPAFIACSADDHSVPPVDNAIKYFSALTANKVPAALHVYPVGGHGWGYNDSFIYKREWTEELEKWLRELYK